In Leptolyngbya sp. 'hensonii', the following are encoded in one genomic region:
- the rpiA gene encoding ribose-5-phosphate isomerase RpiA produces the protein MTVAVDPVQLMKQEVARVAAARVQSGMIVGLGSGSTAALMIQYVGERLQSGDLKDVTGVPTSFQGTVLAKQYGIPLVTLDDIDHIDLAIDGADEVDPQHNLIKGGGAAHTREKIVDSMANQFIVVVDSSKLVDRLGSTFKVPVEVIPVAVTPVMRLIEKLGGKPELRMAVKKAGPVITDQGNMVVDVKFTAIDDPAEMEKTLNNIPGVLENGIFVGVTDLVLVGEVVDGKPVVREA, from the coding sequence ATGACTGTTGCCGTTGACCCCGTTCAATTAATGAAACAAGAAGTTGCCAGAGTTGCAGCGGCACGGGTGCAATCCGGGATGATTGTCGGTCTGGGTTCAGGTTCAACTGCTGCCCTCATGATCCAGTACGTGGGAGAACGTCTTCAGTCCGGGGATCTGAAGGATGTGACGGGAGTGCCCACATCCTTTCAGGGAACTGTGCTGGCGAAACAGTACGGCATTCCTCTGGTGACTCTGGATGACATTGACCACATTGACCTGGCGATCGATGGGGCGGATGAAGTTGACCCCCAGCACAATCTGATCAAGGGTGGGGGGGCAGCTCATACCCGGGAAAAGATTGTGGACTCCATGGCGAATCAGTTCATTGTGGTGGTAGATAGCTCCAAACTGGTGGACCGTCTCGGTTCTACCTTCAAGGTGCCCGTGGAGGTGATTCCGGTGGCCGTGACCCCAGTCATGCGCCTGATCGAAAAGCTGGGGGGGAAGCCAGAACTGCGGATGGCCGTGAAAAAGGCCGGACCCGTGATTACGGACCAGGGCAACATGGTGGTGGATGTAAAATTCACTGCGATCGACGATCCGGCAGAAATGGAAAAGACCCTGAATAATATTCCCGGTGTGCTGGAAAACGGAATTTTCGTGGGGGTGACTGACCTAGTGCTGGTGGGGGAAGTGGTCGATGGCAAGCCTGTTGTGAGAGAAGCCTGA
- a CDS encoding aldo/keto reductase codes for MLYRRFGRTELTMPVFSCGGMRYQYKWQDVPLSEVPADSQRNLEATIQRAVELGITHIETARGYGSSEMQLGQILPRLPREKLIVQTKVSPCSSPQEFRQTFEESLAYLRLDQVDLFALHGINNAELLDWSLRSGGCLDVANQLQAEGKIRFIGFSTHGPTEVIQRAIASDRFDYVNLHWYYIFQFNWPAIVEATARDMGVFIISPSNKGGLLYQPSQKLIDLCAPLSPIVFNNLFCLNHPQVHTLSVGAARPSDFDEHLKTLSLLDQADDLLPPILARLEEAAIVRLGEDWVQRWWEGLPTPKETPGEISIKTILWLRNLALAYDLVEYGKMRYNLLGNGGHWFAGKRADRVTELDLSSCLKHSPFADRIPAMLAEAHELLGGQQVKRLSQQ; via the coding sequence ATGCTCTATCGTCGTTTTGGTCGCACAGAATTAACCATGCCCGTCTTCAGTTGTGGCGGCATGCGTTACCAGTACAAGTGGCAGGATGTTCCTCTGTCGGAGGTTCCAGCCGATAGTCAGCGCAATCTGGAAGCCACCATTCAACGAGCGGTGGAGTTGGGCATCACCCACATTGAAACGGCTCGCGGATATGGCAGTTCCGAGATGCAACTGGGCCAGATCCTACCCCGGTTGCCCAGGGAAAAGCTGATTGTTCAAACCAAGGTCAGTCCCTGCAGCAGTCCCCAGGAGTTTCGTCAAACCTTTGAGGAATCCCTGGCCTATCTGCGGCTCGATCAGGTGGATCTGTTCGCATTACATGGGATCAATAATGCCGAATTGCTGGACTGGAGCCTGCGATCGGGGGGATGTCTGGATGTGGCGAACCAGTTGCAGGCTGAAGGAAAAATCCGATTCATTGGCTTTTCCACCCATGGCCCCACAGAGGTGATTCAGCGGGCGATCGCCTCCGATCGATTTGACTATGTCAACCTCCACTGGTACTACATTTTCCAGTTCAACTGGCCAGCCATTGTGGAGGCGACGGCCCGGGATATGGGGGTTTTCATCATCAGTCCTTCTAATAAGGGGGGGCTACTCTATCAACCCTCCCAGAAACTGATTGACCTCTGTGCCCCCCTGAGTCCGATCGTCTTCAACAATCTGTTTTGTCTCAACCATCCCCAGGTTCATACCCTCAGCGTCGGAGCTGCCCGTCCCAGCGATTTTGATGAACACCTGAAAACCCTCTCCCTGCTGGACCAAGCCGATGATCTGTTGCCCCCCATCCTGGCCCGCCTGGAAGAGGCCGCGATCGTCCGTCTGGGAGAAGATTGGGTGCAGCGCTGGTGGGAAGGGTTGCCCACCCCGAAGGAGACCCCAGGGGAAATCAGTATCAAAACCATTCTCTGGCTGCGGAATCTGGCTCTGGCCTATGACCTGGTGGAGTATGGCAAAATGCGATACAACCTGCTGGGCAATGGGGGCCACTGGTTTGCAGGCAAGCGAGCCGATCGGGTGACTGAGTTGGATCTGAGCTCTTGTCTCAAGCACAGCCCTTTTGCCGATCGGATTCCAGCCATGCTGGCCGAAGCCCACGAGCTGCTAGGGGGACAGCAAGTCAAACGACTGTCCCAGCAATAA
- a CDS encoding ribonuclease H-like domain-containing protein: protein MELKDFQVVDRDLPEDLLPAYLQAESLAVDTETMGLLPHRDRLCLVQLCDPQDHVTVIRILQGQREAPHLKQLLEAKNTLKIFHFARFDIAMLRCHLDIQVAPLFCTKVASKLARTYSPRHGLKDVVLELEQIELDKTAQSSDWGNALQLSEEQLRYAANDVRYLISVHKKLMGMLQREDRWSLAQQCFEAISTMALLDLLQYKDIFEH from the coding sequence ATGGAATTGAAAGACTTTCAAGTGGTCGATCGTGACCTGCCCGAAGACCTTCTCCCCGCCTACCTGCAAGCAGAGAGTCTGGCTGTGGATACGGAAACGATGGGCCTGCTCCCCCATCGCGATCGCCTCTGTCTGGTGCAACTATGCGACCCACAGGATCATGTGACGGTGATTCGCATTCTGCAAGGGCAGCGGGAAGCACCCCATTTGAAGCAGCTCCTGGAAGCAAAAAATACCCTGAAGATCTTTCACTTTGCCCGCTTCGACATTGCGATGTTGCGCTGCCATCTCGATATTCAGGTCGCTCCCCTCTTCTGTACGAAAGTGGCCAGCAAACTGGCCCGCACCTATTCACCTCGCCATGGATTGAAGGATGTGGTGCTGGAACTGGAACAGATAGAGCTAGATAAAACAGCCCAGAGTTCAGATTGGGGCAATGCACTACAGCTTTCTGAAGAACAACTGCGCTATGCGGCCAATGATGTCCGTTATCTCATTAGTGTCCACAAAAAACTTATGGGGATGCTGCAACGGGAAGATCGTTGGAGTTTGGCTCAACAGTGTTTTGAGGCAATTTCCACGATGGCTTTGCTGGATTTATTGCAATACAAAGATATTTTTGAGCATTAA